A genomic segment from Aegilops tauschii subsp. strangulata cultivar AL8/78 chromosome 1, Aet v6.0, whole genome shotgun sequence encodes:
- the LOC141039250 gene encoding caffeate O-methyltransferase-like protein 2 codes for MDNNTVRGSRMNPAAGDDDEGTWLHAWGLITSFAVSMTLKAAIELGIFDALSNAGSLAITADELAARLPTMDKAGGLAPVDRIMRLLASFDIVKCVTEAGPSGEVIRHYKPSPVCRWLSSNHGGPSLAPYSMFTTDQDFLMAWQQLGAAAGGGQTAFKRTHGVPIGEHLGRNPRLLGVVDKAMVQISVMVTSKLLERFHGFDDVAVLVDVGGGTGSTMEMITCRYKHIRGINFDLPHVISLAPSILGVEHIAGNMFDNVPTGDAIFLKTVLHMLDDNDCIKVLKNCHQALPDKGRLIAVEFVLPATPEVTRAAQNLYILDVMMLNNSEGGKERTAQEFLKLARESGFNGTFQSTYIFGNFWALEFTK; via the exons ATGGATAACAATACTGTGCGCGGAAGTAGGATGAATCCTGCCGCTGGTGACGACGACGAGGGGACATGGTTACATGCGTGGGGGCTCATCACGAGCTTCGCGGTCTCCATGACCCTGAAAGCAGCAATCGAGCTGGGCATCTTTGACGCGCTCAGCAACGCCGGCAGCCTTGCGATTACGGCGGATGAGTTAGCCGCGCGGCTCCCAACCATGGACAAGGCTGGCGGGTTGGCTCCAGTGGACCGCATCATGCGGCTGCTTGCCTCCTTCGACATCGTCAAGTGCGTGACGGAGGCAGGTCCAAGCGGCGAGGTGATCCGGCACTACAAGCCCTCGCCGGTGTGTCGGTGGCTCAGCAGCAACCACGGTGGCCCGTCGCTGGCGCCCTACTCTATGTTCACTACGGACCAGGACTTCTTGATGGCCTG GCAGCAGCTGGGGGCGGCAGCGGGAGGCGGACAAACAGCGTTCAAGAGGACGCATGGGGTTCCGATAGGCGAGCACTTGGGGAGAAACCCTCGGCTCCTCGGGGTGGTCGACAAGGCCATGGTGCAGATCTCGGTGATGGTGACCAGCAAGCTGTTGGAACGCTTCCACGGGTTCGACGACGTGGCCGTGCTCGTCGATGTTGGTGGCGGCACCGGTTCTACCATGGAGATGATCACCTGCAGGTACAAGCATATCAGGGGCATCAACTTCGACCTGCCTCATGTCATCTCCCTCGCGCCGTCTATTCTCG GTGTCGAACATATAGCTGGAAATATGTTTGATAATGTTCCCACTGGAGATGCGATTTTCTTAAAG ACGGTACTCCATATGTTGGACGACAATGACTGCATAAAGGTTCTAAAAAATTGCCATCAAGCTTTGCCAGACAAGGGGCGGCTGATCGCTGTTGAGTTTGTCTTGCCGGCTACTCCAGAGGTGACAAGGGCAGCACAAAATCTCTACATTCTCGATGTGATGATGTTAAATAACTCTGAGGGAGGGAAGGAGAGAACTGCGCAAGAGTTTCTGAAGCTGGCTAGGGAATCGGGTTTCAACGGCACCTTCCAATCAACTTACATTTTTGGAAACTTTTGGGCTCTCGAATTTACCAAATAG